From the genome of Spinacia oleracea cultivar Varoflay chromosome 2, BTI_SOV_V1, whole genome shotgun sequence, one region includes:
- the LOC110787131 gene encoding probable LRR receptor-like serine/threonine-protein kinase At1g67720 produces MEIWAVGFSIFFSFLLSHVCISDAQMPGFVSLDCGGTDSHTDELGIQWIPDDQIRFGQTANISIPDETRQQYMTLRSFPNDNRKYCYTLNVTIRTRFLLRATFLYGNFDNNNVYPKFDVSMGATPWSTIVISDASTAEVIEMIFLATEPTISVCLSNATTGQPFISTLELRQFNGSMYITDFENQFYLSVSARINFGADSTDPVRYPDDPYDRMWESDSLKKPNYLVDVAAGTEKISTKMPVDVSKDDRPPQKVMQTAVVGRNGTLSYRLNLDGFPGGGWAFTYFAEIEDIGPNDIRKFRLVLPDAPQVSKAAVNILENAQGKDRLYEPGFQNLTLPFVMSFKFVKTSDSTLGPLVNAMEINKYVKKNGGTLDGSTVTKFVSHYLSADWAQEGGDPCLPVPWSWLECSSDPQPLVTAIHLSRNNLTGNIPSELTNLGGLVELWLDGNSLTGPIPDFSGCPNLKIIHLENNQLTGSVPSSLGDLQNLKELYLQNNKLSGNLPSNLANNRVLNISGNANLHKRNKSSRTGIIIGSIGAVLLLIATILSCWFLRKGKNSKKRYTDQARLGNVLQSQKLPSSLESTATEAAHCFTFKELEEATKEFERKIGSGGYGVVYYGKLKDGREIAVKVLTSNSFQGKREFSNEVTLLSRIHHRNLVQFLGYCQEDGKSILVYEFMHNGTLKEHLYGPLTRERCINWIQRLEVAEDAARGIEYLHTGCVPAIIHRDLKTSNILLDKNTRAKVSDFGLSKLAVDGASHVSSIVRGTVGYLDPEYYISQQLTDKSDVYSFGVILLELISGQEAISNENFGVNCRNIVQWAKMHIESGDIQGIIDPALRDEYDIQSMWKIAEKALLCVQAHGHMRPSISEVLKEIQDAIMIEKEVQSVREGNSDNISRHSLHSSIHLGSMDLGHTDSYLSIDDSIARPTAR; encoded by the exons ATGGAGATTTGGGCTGTTGGGTTTtcaattttcttctcttttttgCTTTCCCATGTTTGTATTAGCGATGCCCAGATGCCAG GTTTTGTGAGTCTTGACTGTGGTGGTACAGACAGTCACACTGATGAGCTTGGTATTCAGTGGATTCCTGATGACCAAATTAGATTCGGACAGACAGCTAATATATCTATTCCAGATGAAACACGGCAACAATATATGACATTAAGATCCTTCCCTAATGATAACAGAAAGTATTGCTATACTCTGAATGTTACAATCAGGACTAGGTTCCTATTGAGAGCCACATTCTTGTATGGTAACTTCGACAACAACAATGTTTATCCAAAGTTTGATGTTTCAATGGGGGCAACTCCCTGGTCCACCATTGTCATCTCAGATGCTAGTACCGCAGAGGTGATTGAAATGATATTTCTTGCCACTGAGCCAACAATAAGTGTGTGTTTATCCAATGCTACAACAGGGCAGCCCTTCATTTCTACCCTTGAGCTTCGGCAGTTCAATGGTTCGATGTATATTACAGATTTTGAAAATCAGTTCTACTTGAGCGTATCTGCCAGAATTAATTTTGGAGCAGACAGTACAGATCCTGTGAG GTATCCTGATGACCCATATGATAGAATGTGGGAATCTGACTCTCTGAAGAAACCAAACTATCTAGTTGACGTTGCTGCTGGCACTGAGAAAATCTCAACAAAAATGCCAGTTGATGTCAGCAAAGATGATAGACCACCTCAGAAAGTGATGCAAACAGCTGTAGTTGGCAGAAATGGAACACTGTCATACCGCTTGAATTTAGATGGCTTTCCTGGCGGGGGGTGGGCTTTCACATACTTTGCAGAAATTGAAGACATAGGTCCGAATGATATAAGGAAATTTAGGCTTGTGCTTCCTGATGCACCTCAGGTTTCAAAAGCAGCTGTAAATATCCTTGAAAATGCTCAAGGAAAGGACCGTCTCTATGAGCCTGGATTTCAAAATTTGACTCTCCCTTTTGTGATGTCTTTCAAATTTGTCAAGACATCTGATTCTACCTTGGGGCCTCTTGTGAATGCTATGGAGATCAATAAGTATGTCAAGAAAAATGGCGGTACCTTGGATG GATCTACTGTAACAAAATTTGTTTCACATTACTTATCTGCTGATTGGGCTCAAGAAGGTGGCGATCCATGCCTGCCAGTTCCTTGGTCTTGGTTGGAGTGCAGCTCAGACCCTCAGCCACTTGTAACTGCAAT TCATTTGTCGAGGAATAATTTGACAGGAAATATCCCTTCAGAACTGACAAATTTGGGTGGCTTGGTTGAGCT ATGGCTTGATGGGAATTCACTCACTGGACCTATTCCTGATTTTAGTGGCTGTCCAAACTTGAAAATAAT TCATCTGGAGAACAACCAGTTGACAGGTTCAGTTCCATCGTCCTTGGGTGACCTGCAAAATTTGAAAGAACT gtacttgcaaaataataaGCTGTCAGGAAACTTGCCATCCAACCTTGCTAACAACCGTGTTTTGAA TATCTCTGGAAATGCTAATCTTCATAAAAGGAACAAAAGTAGTCGGACGGGTATAATTATTGGGTCAATCGGCGCAGTTCTTCTTCTCATCGCAACAATTCTATCTTGTTGGTTTTTGCGCAAAGGAAAGAACTCTAAAAAGAGATATACTGACCAAG CCCGCCTTGGTAATGTTCTGCAGTCACAGAAGTTACCTTCTTCCTTGGAAAGCACTGCAACAGAAGCTGCTCATTGCTTCACTTTTAAAGAATTGGaagaagcaacaaaggaatttgagagaaaaattggCTCTGGAGGTTATGGGGTAGTGTACTATGGTAAATTAAAAGATGGACGAGAAATTGCAGTCAAAGTTCTGACTAGTAACTCCTTCCAGGGAAAACGAGAATTCTCAAATGAG GTTACTCTCCTCTCAAGGATTCACCACAGGAATCTGGTACAGTTTCTAGGGTATTGCCAAGAAGATGGAAAAAGCATCCTTGTTTACGAGTTCATGCACAATGGAACTCTCAAAGAGCATCTTTATG GTCCTTTAACACGTGAACGCTGCATAAATTGGATCCAGCGCCTTGAGGTTGCTGAAGATGCGGCAAGAG GAATTGAATATCTTCACACAGGCTGTGTGCCAGCTATCATACATAGAGATTTGAAAACCAGCAACATTTTATTGGACAAGAACACAAGGGCTAAAGTTTCAGATTTTGGACTCTCAAAACTTGCAGTGGATGGAGCTTCACATGTATCAAGCATTGTCCGGGGGACTGTGGGATATCTAGATCCTGA GTATTATATATCACAACAGTTGACAGACAAAAGTGATGTTTATAGTTTTGGAGTGATTTTGCTTGAGCTAATATCTGGACAGGAAGCAATATCAAATGAAAACTTTGGTGTTAACTGCCGAAACATAGTTCAGTGG GCAAAGATGCATATTGAAAGTGGTGACATTCAAGGAATAATAGATCCGGCATTGAGAGATGAATATGACATTCAATCGATGTGGAAGATAGCTGAGAAAGCGTTGCTGTGTGTACAAGCTCATGGTCATATGAGACCATCAATATCAGAAGTACTTAAAGAGATACAAGACGCGATAATGATCGAGAAGGAAGTACAATCAGTAAGAGAAGGCAATTCTGATAATATCTCAAGACACTCTTTGCATTCCTCCATCCACTTGGGTTCTATGGACTTGGGTCACACAGATAGTTACTTGTCCATAGATGACTCAATCGCTAGGCCAACCGCAAGATAG